A region of the Streptomyces sp. NBC_00442 genome:
CAGGTCCGTCGAGCGGTTCAGCCACCGCTCGGTGACCGCCTCCCGCAACGCCGCCTTCGTACGGAAATGGCGGTAGACACTGCCATGACTCACCCCGAGCTGACGCGCGACATCGACGACCGTCGCCTTCGCCGGTCCGTGGCGGCGCAGCACCTCCTCGGTCGCGACGAGGATGCGCTCGGCGGTCAGTGGTTCCGTACTCATGGCCATGACGTTACCTGCCGATCGAAGCCGCCCGACGGGCCTGTGGACAACCCCGGTGACGGACTTGTCCACAGGCCCCGGCCTGCTGCCCGACCCGGCCCGACGGCTCAGTGCTCGCTGTCCAGATGGGCCATCTGAGCCTCGGGATAACGCTCGCCGGCCGCCGCCCCGGCCGGCACCGCGCCCTCGATCGCCGCCAGATCGTCCCCGCTCAGCGCCACGTCCAGCGCGCCGAGCGCCTCGGAGAGCCGCTCCCGCGTCCGCGCACCCACCAGCGGCACGATGTCCGCGCCCCGCCCCTCACCCTGCGCCAGCACCCAGGCGATGGCGATCTGCGCCACCGAGACGCCCTTCTGCTCGGCGATCTTGCGCAACGCCTCCACGAGACCGAGGTTGTGCCGGAGGTTCTCGCCCTGGAAGCGCGGGCTCATCCCGCGGAAATCACCCGGGGCCAGCTGCCGGTCCGGCGAGAAGTGCCCGCTGATCAGACCGCGCGAGAGGACCCCGTACGCCGTGACGCCGATGCCCAGCTCGACCGCGGCCGGCAGGATCTCCTCCTCGATGCCGCGCGAGACCAGCGAGTACTCGATCTGGAGATCCGAGATCGGGGCCACGGCCGCGGCCCGGCGCAGCGTGGCCGCACCGACCTCGGAGAGCCCGATGTGCCGTACGTGACCGGCCTCGACCAGCTCGGCGATGGCGCCGACCGTCTCCTCGATCGGCACGTCCGGGTCGATCCGGGCGATCCGGTAGATGTCGATGTGGTCGACCCCGAGGCGCTGCAACGAGTACGCGGCGAAGTTCTTCACCGCGGCGGGCCGTCCGTCATAGCCGGACCAGCCGCCGTCCGGGTCGCGGAGCGCCCCGAACTTCACGCTGGTCAGCGCGCGTTCGCGGGAGGCGGCGGGGGCGGCACGCAGCGCCTCGCCGATCAGCATCTCGTTGTGGCCCATGGCGTAGAAGTCGCCGGTGTCCAGGAGGGTGACGCCGGCGTCGAGCGCG
Encoded here:
- a CDS encoding aldo/keto reductase, with product MRTRTLGTTGPRTSALGLGCMGMSALYGEADRGESIATVHAALDAGVTLLDTGDFYAMGHNEMLIGEALRAAPAASRERALTSVKFGALRDPDGGWSGYDGRPAAVKNFAAYSLQRLGVDHIDIYRIARIDPDVPIEETVGAIAELVEAGHVRHIGLSEVGAATLRRAAAVAPISDLQIEYSLVSRGIEEEILPAAVELGIGVTAYGVLSRGLISGHFSPDRQLAPGDFRGMSPRFQGENLRHNLGLVEALRKIAEQKGVSVAQIAIAWVLAQGEGRGADIVPLVGARTRERLSEALGALDVALSGDDLAAIEGAVPAGAAAGERYPEAQMAHLDSEH